A single Bifidobacterium asteroides DNA region contains:
- the ribF gene encoding bifunctional riboflavin kinase/FMN adenylyltransferase, producing MKVSQVSPDELGIVRWPGTLGARSSVVTIGVFDGMHRGHQALLRRVVELAAKGQDRPMALVFDPSPKLVHSYADSHDMVEPPSDLIRHDPDQIMPMEERLRLMAQLGLEQVVVVRYTLAFAAKSYRFFLKQLTERLAMRTLVLGRDARMGAGRSGDIGAIGALADTGLFNLEVVDDQGPGDCTLPDADGLERHQVRAWSSTHLRQLIQDGDVDTALDILGRPHMVQGTVVHGEQRGRRLGFPTANLAPDSQGMMPADGVYAGWLVDLGLPTDPMATPEGREGRLAQGSPWRMPAAISIGTKETFLAPGEHMPQVLEANAVRPDWVDLYGHRVRVEFLSRLRGQKRYAGEEPLKRQLALDADRTLELTKAAERAFSAD from the coding sequence ATGAAGGTCAGCCAGGTCAGCCCGGATGAGTTGGGCATTGTCAGGTGGCCGGGAACCTTGGGGGCCCGGTCCAGTGTGGTCACCATCGGTGTCTTCGATGGCATGCATCGGGGTCATCAGGCCCTCCTGCGCCGGGTGGTCGAGCTCGCGGCCAAGGGCCAGGATCGGCCCATGGCCCTGGTCTTCGACCCCAGTCCCAAACTGGTTCACAGCTACGCCGACAGCCATGACATGGTTGAACCGCCCTCGGATCTGATTCGCCATGACCCTGATCAGATCATGCCGATGGAGGAGCGCTTGCGGCTCATGGCCCAGCTGGGGCTGGAACAGGTTGTGGTGGTGCGATACACACTGGCCTTTGCGGCCAAATCCTATCGGTTCTTCCTCAAGCAGCTTACCGAACGGCTGGCCATGCGAACCCTGGTCTTGGGCCGCGATGCGCGAATGGGCGCAGGGCGAAGCGGCGACATCGGAGCCATCGGCGCCCTAGCAGACACCGGACTGTTCAACCTGGAAGTCGTGGACGACCAGGGCCCCGGCGACTGCACGCTGCCTGACGCTGACGGCCTGGAGCGACATCAGGTCAGGGCTTGGAGCAGTACCCACCTTCGGCAACTGATCCAGGACGGTGACGTGGATACGGCCTTGGATATTCTGGGTCGGCCTCACATGGTTCAAGGCACAGTGGTCCATGGGGAGCAGCGGGGACGCCGCTTGGGATTTCCGACTGCCAATCTTGCACCCGACAGCCAGGGGATGATGCCCGCAGATGGGGTCTATGCGGGCTGGCTGGTTGACCTGGGTCTGCCTACGGATCCCATGGCCACGCCGGAGGGCCGGGAGGGTCGTCTGGCTCAGGGATCGCCCTGGCGGATGCCTGCCGCTATCTCCATCGGCACCAAGGAGACCTTCCTGGCCCCGGGTGAGCATATGCCACAAGTCCTGGAAGCCAACGCCGTGCGGCCGGATTGGGTGGACCTGTATGGCCACCGGGTTCGCGTGGAGTTTCTCAGCCGTCTGCGCGGTCAGAAGCGGTATGCGGGCGAGGAGCCCCTCAAACGACAGCTGGCCTTGGACGCCGATCGCACCCTGGAGCTGACCAAGGCGGCAGAAAGAGCGTTTTCCGCCGACTGA
- a CDS encoding amino acid ABC transporter permease produces MATSAQDAVSDIQRERERYGRRQNLRSVAISIASTLVLALLIALGLHASPGWPRVKQSFFSGAYFAQAFPKVLQGLWLNLEVLFFAVIGVALLGTLLAMIRTSRNPLLFPLRVLAQVYTTIMRGIPMIVVLYLIGFGIPGLAIFNRIPAALLGTVAIILSYSAYIAEVLRAGFQDVGPSQRASARSLGLTSGQTMRLVVIPQALRKVAPALMNDFISMQKDVGLISVLGAVDAVRAAQIIVATSYNFTPYVVASVLFIATSVPFILLNDWYSNRLRKREQSGGMV; encoded by the coding sequence ATGGCCACCTCGGCACAGGACGCGGTCAGCGATATCCAACGGGAACGGGAACGCTACGGGCGTCGACAGAATCTGCGCTCTGTGGCGATCAGCATCGCCAGCACGCTGGTGTTGGCCCTGCTGATCGCCCTGGGTCTGCACGCCTCACCTGGCTGGCCCCGGGTCAAGCAGTCGTTTTTCTCCGGTGCCTACTTCGCCCAAGCCTTCCCCAAGGTCCTCCAGGGGCTCTGGCTCAATCTGGAGGTCCTCTTCTTCGCAGTCATCGGCGTGGCACTGCTGGGCACCCTGCTGGCCATGATCCGCACCAGCCGGAACCCGCTGCTCTTCCCTCTGCGGGTGCTGGCCCAGGTCTACACCACGATCATGAGAGGCATCCCCATGATCGTGGTTCTCTACCTGATCGGCTTCGGCATTCCCGGGCTGGCCATTTTCAACCGGATTCCGGCAGCCCTGCTGGGCACTGTGGCGATCATCCTCTCCTATTCGGCCTACATCGCCGAGGTGCTGAGGGCAGGATTCCAGGACGTCGGCCCCTCCCAGAGGGCGTCGGCACGCTCGCTTGGCCTGACCTCGGGGCAGACCATGCGTCTGGTCGTCATCCCCCAGGCCCTGCGCAAGGTGGCTCCGGCACTGATGAACGACTTCATCTCCATGCAGAAGGACGTGGGACTGATCTCGGTTCTAGGGGCTGTGGACGCGGTCAGAGCGGCCCAGATCATCGTGGCCACCTCCTACAACTTCACTCCATACGTGGTGGCCTCGGTGCTCTTCATCGCCACCTCGGTCCCCTTCATTCTTCTCAACGACTGGTATTCCAACCGGCTGCGCAAGCGCGAACAGAGCGGAGGCATGGTATGA
- a CDS encoding amino acid ABC transporter ATP-binding protein — protein MSEQAGAEQNQPVLRLENVQKTYPGGNKVLRGISMTIMPHETVALLGPSGSGKSTLMKCINLLETVNDGRIWLGGTDITDPRINQDACRARIGVVFQQFNLFPHMNVLKNVTLGAVKVHGMPKEEARERALELLDRIGMRKKAGAYPDQLSGGQQQRVAIARALMTDPELLLLDEITSALDPMLVGEVLAMVSELTAGGTTILMATHEMSFAHHAANRVVLLLDGVIAENGTPQEVMDESENPRTREFFSHFRGL, from the coding sequence ATGAGCGAACAGGCAGGCGCCGAACAGAACCAGCCGGTGCTCCGTCTGGAGAATGTTCAAAAGACCTACCCTGGTGGCAACAAGGTCCTGCGCGGCATCTCCATGACCATCATGCCCCATGAGACCGTGGCCCTGCTGGGCCCATCCGGGTCGGGCAAGTCCACCTTGATGAAGTGCATCAACCTGCTGGAGACCGTCAACGACGGCAGGATCTGGCTGGGCGGCACCGATATTACCGACCCCCGGATCAACCAGGATGCCTGCCGGGCCAGAATCGGCGTGGTCTTCCAGCAGTTCAACCTCTTCCCCCACATGAACGTCCTGAAAAACGTGACCCTGGGGGCCGTCAAGGTTCATGGCATGCCCAAGGAAGAAGCCAGAGAGCGGGCCCTGGAACTGCTGGACCGGATCGGCATGAGGAAGAAGGCCGGAGCATACCCCGACCAGCTCTCCGGCGGCCAGCAGCAGCGGGTGGCCATCGCCCGAGCTCTGATGACCGACCCGGAACTGCTCTTGCTGGATGAGATCACCTCAGCCCTGGACCCCATGCTGGTGGGCGAGGTCCTGGCCATGGTCTCCGAGCTGACTGCCGGAGGCACCACCATCCTCATGGCCACCCACGAAATGAGTTTCGCCCATCATGCAGCCAACCGGGTGGTTCTGCTGCTGGACGGTGTCATCGCCGAGAACGGAACGCCGCAAGAGGTCATGGACGAGTCTGAGAATCCTCGCACCAGGGAGTTCTTCAGCCACTTCCGAGGGCTGTGA
- the truB gene encoding tRNA pseudouridine(55) synthase TruB, with the protein MRPTAEPSDGIKSGAGEPTSGIILVDKPSGVTSHDVVAAVRSSLGMRRVGHAGTLDPMATGLLVIGFGQATRLLTVIVGHDKTYRATMRLGLGTTTDDADGNLLPVRPGAAQRVDELTAQGLQDLIDRCFTGWIDQVPDAFSAIKVKGRRAYDLARAGQEVKLEPRRIRIASFRLLDFRRVDLPDQGTIVVDVDVEVTCSSGTYIRALARDLGEQLDLGGHLTALRRIRVGPFDLENPELASTVAGGHVVPHTYRNRQGQTVIRSRMVLDRDRQAILDGSLSLAQAARMSMPVLSLDAGQAARVGNGGFLDLPVAGPTAALAGPEGRQRLAAILVPSTRGGAKPDVVFHPES; encoded by the coding sequence ATGAGGCCGACCGCTGAGCCGTCGGACGGCATAAAGTCCGGCGCCGGTGAACCGACCTCGGGCATCATCCTTGTTGACAAGCCGAGCGGTGTGACCAGCCATGACGTGGTGGCAGCCGTCCGGTCCAGCCTCGGCATGCGCCGCGTAGGCCACGCTGGCACCCTGGATCCCATGGCCACCGGTCTGCTGGTCATTGGATTCGGACAGGCCACGCGGCTGCTGACGGTCATCGTCGGCCATGACAAAACATACCGCGCCACCATGCGCCTGGGACTGGGCACCACTACGGACGACGCAGACGGGAATCTGCTGCCGGTGCGTCCTGGAGCTGCGCAGAGGGTGGACGAGCTGACAGCCCAGGGTCTGCAGGATTTGATTGATCGCTGCTTCACCGGCTGGATCGACCAGGTGCCGGATGCCTTCTCCGCCATCAAGGTCAAGGGCAGGCGGGCCTATGACCTGGCTCGCGCAGGCCAGGAGGTCAAGCTGGAGCCCAGACGCATACGGATTGCATCCTTCCGTCTGCTCGACTTTCGCCGTGTGGATCTGCCCGATCAGGGCACCATAGTGGTTGATGTGGATGTGGAGGTGACCTGCTCCAGCGGCACCTACATCCGGGCCCTGGCTCGCGATCTGGGCGAGCAGCTGGATCTGGGCGGCCACCTGACTGCTTTGAGACGGATTCGCGTGGGCCCATTCGATCTGGAGAATCCCGAACTGGCGTCTACGGTTGCGGGCGGTCATGTGGTTCCTCACACCTACCGGAACCGACAAGGTCAGACGGTTATCCGCAGTCGTATGGTCCTGGACCGCGACCGGCAGGCGATCCTGGATGGTTCGCTGAGTTTGGCACAGGCGGCACGTATGAGCATGCCCGTCCTGAGCCTGGATGCCGGCCAGGCCGCCAGAGTGGGCAATGGTGGATTCTTGGATCTGCCTGTCGCCGGGCCCACGGCCGCCCTGGCCGGACCTGAGGGCAGGCAGCGTCTGGCTGCTATCCTAGTGCCCAGTACACGAGGCGGGGCCAAACCGGATGTGGTCTTCCACCCCGAGTCCTGA
- a CDS encoding ABC transporter substrate-binding protein produces the protein MTIFTRKTIRRLTAAALTTVTLMAGAACGSSSGNSGQSADKQDITQQTIKPGTLTIATGDPAYAPYVQDNKPESGKGYEAAVAYAVAEKMGFDKAHVTWTRTTFDAAIAPGSKDYDLNIQQFSITPERRQAVDFTPSYYNSTQSLVVRKNSPYASATSLAQIKDAKIGAMVGSTSYEMAHKLVKPDIDTFNDDVASSQALDANQIDALVVDTPSAVTMVDSGQVKNAKILGQIKGSQDPEGMGIVLPKGSKLTPAASTAVTALKKDGTLDKLQKQWLHVYTSLPMLG, from the coding sequence ATGACCATCTTCACCAGGAAAACCATACGCAGGCTGACGGCGGCCGCACTCACGACAGTCACGCTCATGGCCGGCGCGGCCTGTGGCTCCTCATCGGGCAATAGCGGGCAGTCAGCAGACAAGCAGGACATCACCCAGCAGACCATCAAACCCGGCACCCTGACCATTGCCACCGGAGATCCGGCCTACGCCCCATACGTGCAGGACAACAAGCCCGAATCCGGCAAGGGCTACGAGGCGGCCGTGGCCTATGCAGTGGCAGAGAAAATGGGCTTCGACAAGGCACACGTCACCTGGACCCGGACCACCTTTGATGCCGCCATCGCCCCGGGCAGCAAGGACTACGATCTGAACATCCAGCAGTTCTCCATCACCCCGGAGCGCCGTCAGGCTGTGGACTTCACTCCCAGCTACTACAACTCCACCCAGTCGCTGGTCGTCAGAAAAAACTCCCCATATGCTTCCGCCACCTCCCTTGCCCAGATCAAGGACGCCAAGATAGGAGCCATGGTCGGCTCTACCTCCTACGAGATGGCTCACAAACTGGTCAAGCCTGACATCGACACCTTCAACGACGACGTGGCTTCGTCCCAGGCCTTGGATGCCAATCAGATCGACGCGCTGGTCGTGGACACCCCGTCAGCCGTGACCATGGTCGATTCCGGACAGGTCAAGAACGCCAAAATCCTCGGGCAGATCAAGGGCTCTCAGGACCCGGAGGGCATGGGCATAGTCCTGCCCAAGGGCTCCAAGCTGACCCCTGCCGCTTCCACGGCTGTCACGGCCCTGAAGAAGGATGGAACCTTGGACAAGCTGCAGAAGCAGTGGCTGCACGTCTACACCTCCCTGCCCATGCTGGGCTGA
- the pgm gene encoding phosphoglucomutase (alpha-D-glucose-1,6-bisphosphate-dependent): MTAQNAGKPASPEDLINVDDLIGRYYDLIPDPSTPSQRVSFGTSGHRGSALTVSFNEAHIVAISQAIAEQRAKDGVTGPLYLGRDTHALSLPAWKTAIEVLTANGVRVRIDANDDYTPTPTVSQAILTHNRAADGTQRFSGKDLADGIVVTPSHNPPTDGGFKYDPPTGGPAPAETTNAIAQRANELLGDYRRVKRIPFEDAIKSDLVERFDYREHYVADLGNVIDFDLIRSSGVRLGIDPLGGASVNYWPLINEKYGLNIGVVNPEVDPTWRFMTIDHDGKIRMDPSSPYAMKGLVDRLNAGAWDSYDLVGGTDPDADRHGIVCPGTGVMNPNHYIAVCVEYLFSGNRPGWPKGAGIGKTLVSSSLIDRVAASIGARLIEVPVGFKWFVDPLFKGEVAFGGEESSGMSFLRRDGRVWTTDKDGLIPDLLAAEITAKTGKNPAQLHQEQVERFGQSWYKRVDTPTTLEQKQKFARLNGDDVTASTLAGEPITAKLTEAPGNGAKIGGIKVTTRNNWFAARPSGTENIYKVYAESFVSPEALDQVLDDADQVVAKALG; this comes from the coding sequence ATGACAGCACAGAATGCGGGCAAGCCTGCCAGCCCAGAAGATCTGATCAACGTCGACGATCTGATCGGCAGGTACTACGATCTCATCCCCGACCCCTCCACGCCCTCCCAGCGGGTGTCCTTCGGCACCTCCGGTCATCGCGGCTCCGCCCTGACCGTCTCCTTCAACGAGGCCCATATTGTGGCCATCAGCCAGGCCATAGCCGAACAGCGAGCCAAGGATGGAGTCACCGGACCGCTCTATCTGGGCCGCGACACCCACGCCCTCTCCCTGCCTGCCTGGAAGACCGCTATCGAGGTCCTGACAGCCAACGGCGTACGGGTGCGCATTGACGCCAATGATGACTACACTCCCACCCCCACCGTCTCTCAGGCCATCCTGACACACAACCGGGCGGCCGACGGGACCCAGCGCTTCTCCGGCAAGGACCTGGCCGATGGCATCGTGGTCACCCCCTCCCACAACCCGCCCACCGACGGCGGATTCAAGTATGACCCGCCCACAGGCGGCCCGGCTCCGGCTGAAACCACCAATGCCATAGCGCAACGGGCCAACGAGCTCCTGGGCGACTACAGGCGGGTCAAGCGGATCCCCTTTGAAGATGCCATCAAATCCGACCTGGTGGAGCGCTTCGACTACCGGGAACATTACGTGGCCGACCTGGGCAATGTCATCGACTTCGACCTGATCAGATCCTCTGGGGTCCGCCTGGGCATCGATCCGCTGGGCGGGGCCTCGGTCAATTACTGGCCGCTGATCAACGAAAAGTACGGGCTGAACATCGGCGTCGTCAACCCCGAGGTGGATCCGACCTGGCGGTTCATGACCATCGACCACGACGGGAAGATCCGCATGGATCCCAGCTCCCCCTATGCCATGAAGGGCCTGGTGGATCGTCTGAATGCAGGGGCTTGGGACTCCTACGACCTGGTGGGCGGCACCGATCCGGACGCCGACAGGCATGGCATCGTCTGCCCAGGAACAGGGGTCATGAACCCCAACCACTACATCGCCGTCTGCGTGGAATACCTCTTCTCCGGCAACCGTCCCGGATGGCCTAAGGGCGCCGGCATCGGCAAGACCCTGGTCTCCTCCTCCCTGATCGACCGTGTGGCTGCCTCCATAGGCGCCAGGCTGATCGAGGTGCCTGTGGGCTTCAAGTGGTTCGTCGACCCCCTCTTCAAGGGAGAGGTGGCCTTCGGCGGCGAGGAGAGCTCCGGGATGAGCTTCCTGCGTCGGGACGGCCGCGTCTGGACGACCGACAAGGACGGGCTGATCCCCGACCTCCTGGCTGCCGAGATCACAGCCAAGACCGGAAAGAACCCGGCCCAGCTCCATCAGGAGCAGGTGGAGCGCTTCGGCCAAAGCTGGTATAAGCGGGTGGACACCCCGACCACATTGGAGCAGAAGCAGAAGTTCGCCCGGCTGAACGGCGACGATGTGACGGCCTCCACCCTGGCCGGCGAGCCCATCACTGCCAAGCTGACCGAAGCCCCGGGCAACGGGGCCAAAATCGGCGGCATCAAGGTGACCACCCGGAACAACTGGTTCGCCGCCCGCCCCTCCGGCACCGAGAACATCTACAAGGTCTACGCCGAATCCTTCGTTTCCCCCGAGGCCCTGGATCAGGTTCTGGACGATGCCGACCAGGTAGTAGCCAAGGCCCTGGGCTGA
- a CDS encoding 30S ribosomal protein bS22 — protein sequence MGSVIKKRRKRMSKKKHRKLLRKTRHQRK from the coding sequence ATGGGTTCTGTCATCAAGAAGCGCCGCAAGCGGATGAGCAAGAAGAAGCACCGCAAACTGCTGCGCAAGACTCGTCACCAGCGCAAGTAG
- the rpiA gene encoding ribose-5-phosphate isomerase RpiA: MDKTEQDRLKKAAGIEAAKLVENGMTAGLGTGSTVRFFVDELGRRVKEEGLEFTGVTTSRRTKEQAEGYGIRIVDIDQVDHIDVTIDGADEVDKDFNGIKGGGAALLWEKIVAVNSRRIVWIVDESKVVDTIGRFPLPVEVIPFGERHVLDRFKERGYNPVLRLDGQGQPVLTDEHNHIIDLHLDRIEHPQDLAQDLITTVGVVEHGLFLNMVDTVIVGDPNGPRVMTNANK, translated from the coding sequence ATGGACAAGACCGAGCAGGACAGACTGAAGAAGGCCGCCGGCATCGAGGCAGCCAAGCTGGTCGAGAACGGCATGACCGCCGGGCTGGGCACCGGATCCACGGTCCGGTTCTTCGTGGATGAGCTGGGACGGCGCGTCAAGGAAGAGGGCCTGGAGTTCACCGGCGTGACCACCTCTCGGCGTACCAAGGAGCAGGCTGAAGGCTACGGAATCCGCATCGTCGACATCGACCAGGTGGACCACATCGACGTCACCATCGACGGTGCCGACGAGGTCGACAAGGACTTCAACGGCATCAAGGGCGGCGGCGCAGCCCTGCTCTGGGAGAAGATCGTGGCCGTCAACTCTCGAAGGATCGTCTGGATCGTGGACGAGTCCAAGGTGGTCGACACCATCGGCCGCTTCCCCCTGCCAGTGGAGGTCATTCCCTTCGGCGAGCGCCACGTCCTGGACCGCTTCAAGGAGCGCGGCTACAACCCGGTACTGAGGCTGGACGGCCAGGGACAGCCGGTCCTGACCGACGAGCACAACCACATCATCGATCTGCATCTGGATCGGATTGAGCACCCTCAGGATCTGGCTCAGGACCTGATCACTACCGTGGGCGTCGTGGAACACGGTCTCTTCCTCAACATGGTTGACACAGTCATCGTGGGCGACCCCAATGGTCCCAGGGTCATGACCAACGCCAACAAGTGA
- the radA gene encoding DNA repair protein RadA codes for MAKTTTQYVCTECGWTGGKWFGRCPECGQWGTIEEFHEARVGAGGGLSSSGGSHTAPAPPKTGLARPITRVGTDQVKRIPTGFEEFDRVLGGGIVPGSVILLAGEPGIGKSTLLLETAGRVAGRGGQGGKVLYLSGEESQAQVRMRASRVGALKDSLLLASTTDLATVLGLIEREKPALAIVDSAQTIVSNQVDGISGGSTQVREVAISLIDMAKSHDIPILLVGHVTKDGSIAGPRTLEHLVDVVCQFEGDSQTALRLLRAVKNRFGPTDEVGCFDMSEQGIEEVSDPTGLFLSTAGQEVEGTCVTFTLDGHRSLPIEIQALVTSSVLPTPRRNTNGIDANRLAMLAAVLYRHGRVNLLTRDLYVSTIAGGLAKEPGCDLAIVAALASAAKSRPILRTTCAMGEISLTGQVRPVPQLNHRLQEAARLGFTRALVPPDRHSRGRKPIQGLEVVEVTYLAEALEALGLV; via the coding sequence ATGGCCAAGACGACGACGCAATACGTGTGCACGGAGTGCGGATGGACCGGCGGCAAGTGGTTCGGACGCTGCCCGGAATGCGGCCAGTGGGGAACCATCGAAGAGTTCCACGAAGCCCGCGTGGGTGCAGGAGGGGGCTTGTCCTCCTCAGGAGGCAGCCATACGGCGCCTGCGCCTCCAAAGACCGGCCTGGCCCGGCCCATCACCAGGGTGGGCACGGACCAGGTCAAACGCATCCCCACAGGATTCGAGGAGTTCGACCGGGTCCTGGGCGGAGGCATCGTACCCGGGTCGGTCATCCTCCTTGCCGGCGAGCCGGGAATAGGCAAGTCCACCCTCCTGCTGGAGACAGCCGGCCGCGTAGCCGGCCGGGGCGGCCAGGGAGGCAAGGTGCTCTACCTGTCGGGCGAGGAGTCCCAGGCCCAGGTACGGATGCGGGCTAGTCGGGTGGGGGCCCTCAAGGACTCGCTGCTGCTGGCTTCCACAACCGACCTGGCCACGGTGCTGGGGCTGATCGAGCGTGAGAAGCCGGCGCTGGCCATTGTGGACTCCGCCCAGACCATCGTCTCCAACCAGGTTGACGGCATTTCCGGAGGCTCCACACAGGTGCGTGAGGTGGCCATCAGCCTGATCGACATGGCCAAGTCGCACGACATCCCCATCCTCTTGGTCGGCCACGTGACCAAGGACGGCTCCATAGCCGGGCCGCGGACCCTGGAGCATCTGGTCGATGTGGTCTGCCAGTTCGAGGGCGACTCCCAGACCGCCCTGCGCCTGCTGAGGGCCGTCAAGAACCGGTTCGGCCCCACCGACGAGGTGGGCTGCTTCGACATGAGCGAACAGGGTATCGAGGAGGTCAGCGATCCTACCGGGCTCTTCCTGTCCACGGCCGGGCAGGAGGTGGAGGGCACCTGTGTGACCTTCACCTTGGACGGCCACCGCAGCCTGCCCATCGAGATCCAGGCCCTGGTCACCTCCTCGGTTCTGCCCACGCCCAGACGCAACACCAACGGGATCGACGCCAACCGCCTGGCCATGCTGGCCGCGGTGCTCTACCGTCACGGCCGGGTCAACCTGCTGACGAGGGACCTGTATGTGTCCACCATCGCCGGCGGGCTGGCCAAGGAGCCCGGATGCGACCTGGCCATTGTGGCCGCCCTGGCCAGTGCAGCCAAGTCCCGGCCCATCCTGCGCACGACCTGTGCCATGGGCGAGATATCGCTGACCGGGCAGGTCAGGCCTGTGCCTCAACTCAACCACCGGCTGCAGGAGGCCGCTCGGCTGGGATTCACGCGAGCGCTGGTCCCGCCCGACCGGCATTCAAGAGGCCGCAAGCCCATTCAGGGACTGGAAGTGGTCGAGGTCACCTATCTGGCCGAGGCCCTGGAGGCCCTTGGACTGGTCTAA
- the rbfA gene encoding 30S ribosome-binding factor RbfA: MAGNPRAVRIAALIQRVVASALESQMHDKRLAGVTVTEVRVTNDLQIAKIYWTQLGRSGHEAGERKRAQQALRQASGRLRTLVGARAGLRLTPALRFIYDEVPAEATEIEDVLTAARHRDEAMAKARVNASYAGDPDPYRHDDEEESDGSGSAPDEPAAEDTDEADR, encoded by the coding sequence ATGGCTGGAAATCCCCGCGCTGTACGCATAGCGGCCCTGATACAACGGGTCGTGGCCTCTGCGCTGGAGTCCCAGATGCACGACAAGCGCCTGGCAGGGGTCACCGTCACTGAGGTTCGGGTCACTAACGACCTGCAGATAGCCAAGATCTACTGGACCCAGCTGGGTCGGTCAGGTCATGAGGCCGGGGAACGCAAGCGCGCCCAGCAGGCCCTGCGGCAGGCCTCCGGCAGGCTGCGCACCCTAGTCGGCGCCCGGGCCGGTCTGCGGCTGACGCCTGCGTTGCGCTTCATCTACGACGAGGTGCCTGCCGAGGCGACCGAGATCGAGGATGTGCTGACTGCGGCCCGTCACCGGGACGAGGCCATGGCCAAGGCCCGGGTCAATGCCAGCTATGCCGGCGACCCCGACCCGTACCGGCATGACGACGAGGAAGAGTCCGATGGGTCGGGCTCCGCCCCTGACGAACCTGCGGCAGAGGATACGGATGAGGCCGACCGCTGA
- a CDS encoding ribonuclease H family protein, giving the protein MTNDKNLVVSTDGSALSNPNGPMGWAWADHEGGDADAGGASNGTNQIGELCAVLQALRAHPGERPLVIETDSQYAINCSTTWVPGWKKKGWKNSQGKPVKNRSLIEAIDREIQARPGSVRFVWVKGHAGDTFNEKVDTLARGYATAAGKGDREGCLPVEGWRSLLASPYAKGTQVPSAVKEELDGGPQVLDDLGRKKVRLDQKEQKDLAETAVESEAVDAEQAESVAATFSGSPAAAADERDDVPSEAINDTPASDIADDQNDDPSPAFNDTSDTDTVDQETKNSGARGLRASGRIRITPPPSGSSMFTGQDLHIVGSIDLDAAIDPDGYVNIQEAPFRLHAIEVKD; this is encoded by the coding sequence ATGACCAATGACAAGAATCTGGTCGTCTCCACCGACGGCAGCGCACTGAGCAATCCCAACGGCCCCATGGGCTGGGCCTGGGCCGACCATGAGGGCGGCGACGCGGATGCAGGCGGCGCAAGCAACGGCACCAATCAGATCGGCGAGCTATGCGCCGTCCTGCAGGCGCTACGAGCCCACCCAGGCGAGCGCCCGCTGGTCATCGAAACCGACTCCCAATACGCCATCAACTGCTCCACCACCTGGGTGCCCGGGTGGAAGAAGAAGGGCTGGAAGAACTCCCAGGGTAAGCCGGTCAAGAACCGCTCTCTGATCGAGGCTATCGATCGGGAGATCCAGGCACGGCCGGGATCAGTCAGGTTTGTCTGGGTCAAGGGCCACGCCGGCGACACCTTCAACGAGAAAGTGGACACGCTGGCCCGCGGCTATGCCACAGCTGCAGGCAAAGGCGATCGGGAAGGCTGTCTGCCCGTTGAGGGCTGGCGATCACTGCTGGCCTCCCCCTACGCCAAGGGCACGCAGGTGCCGTCCGCAGTCAAGGAGGAGCTGGACGGAGGACCCCAGGTTCTTGACGATCTTGGCCGCAAAAAGGTTCGCCTGGATCAGAAAGAGCAGAAAGACCTGGCCGAAACCGCCGTCGAATCCGAGGCCGTGGATGCCGAGCAAGCCGAGTCCGTAGCCGCAACATTCTCAGGGTCGCCGGCCGCAGCAGCAGACGAGCGGGACGACGTGCCGTCTGAAGCCATCAATGACACGCCCGCTTCTGACATAGCCGATGATCAAAATGACGACCCCTCGCCGGCTTTCAACGATACTTCGGACACCGACACGGTTGATCAAGAGACCAAGAATTCCGGCGCTCGAGGGCTGAGAGCCAGCGGCCGGATCCGCATCACGCCTCCTCCCTCTGGCAGCAGCATGTTCACCGGACAGGACCTGCATATAGTCGGCAGCATTGATCTGGACGCCGCCATCGACCCTGACGGCTACGTGAACATTCAGGAGGCCCCCTTCCGCCTGCACGCCATCGAAGTCAAGGATTGA